The Brassica oleracea var. oleracea cultivar TO1000 unplaced genomic scaffold, BOL UnpScaffold00629, whole genome shotgun sequence genome includes a window with the following:
- the LOC106319833 gene encoding receptor-like cytosolic serine/threonine-protein kinase RBK2, translated as MEGVRDSSETLASTTTSSPSPSDDVNVENRGKQLTPLSTRRSRAGFSDSFSSHDEEQIATFCANKSESDDDLLRNIESETLSSSVLSTSDTSSSEANHHPHHRRHHHSHVGPTNGHWRVFHRLLKKGSSAMPFNTFSHLKGVPKLTRRKSKRIKDNMVPVLPAAALDTDDLFLFKPSWKNYSLQDIQTATNGYSPENLIGEGGYAEVYKGEMADGQIVAVKKLTRGSAEEMTMDYLSELGIIVHVDHPNIAKLIGYCVEGGMHLVLELSPNGSLASLLYEAKDKLSWSIRYKVAMGTAEGLYYLHEGCQRRIIHKDIKASNILLTENFEAQISDFGLAKWLPDQWTHHTVSKVEGTFGYLPPEFFMHGIVDEKTDVYAFGVLLLELITGKQAIDSAQHSVVMWAKPLIKENKIKELVDPILGDDYDLEELDRLVSIASLCIHQTSMNRPHMSQVVEILKGDKCSLDKLKEGENSKLQRTYSEELLDNEEYNSTKYLNDINRHMETVLGTSNDS; from the exons ATGGAAGGCGTTCGAGACTCCTCAGAAACTCTTGCTTCCACGACAACGTCTTCTCCGTCTCCCTCCGA CGATGTAAACGTTGAGAATCGTGGAAAACAATTAACTCCTCTCTCAACAAGAAGATCTCGAGCTGGCTTCTCTGATTCTTTCTCTTCTCatg ATGAAGAGCAAATAGCAACCTTCTGCGCAAACAAATCAGAATCAGACGATGATTTACTAAGGAACATAGAATCTGAAACATTATCATCTTCCGTGTTGAGCACGTCAGACACATCATCATCAGAAGCTAATCATCATCCCCACCATCGCCGTCATCATCATTCGCATGTAGGACCTACCAACGGTCACTGGAGAGTTTTCCACCGTCTACTCAAGAAAGGATCATCAGCGATGCCATTCAATACATTCTCACATCTCAAAGGAGTCCCTAAACTAACCAGACGCAAGAGCAAACGCATAAAAGACAACATGGTCCCTGTTCTACCTGCTGCTGCTCTTGACACTGATGACTTGTTCCTTTTCAAACCTTCCTGGAAAAACTATTCCCTCCAAGACATTCAAACCGCTACAAATGGCTATAGCCCTg AGAATCTGATCGGAGAAGGTGGATATGCGGAGGTATATAAAGGAGAGATGGCAGATGGGCAAATAGTAGCTGTAAAGAAACTGACTAGAGGGTCTGCTGAAGAGATGACGATGGATTATTTATCAGAACTAGGGATCATAGTTCATGTAGATCATCCAAACATTGCTAAgcttattggatattgtgttgAAGGAGGGATGCATCTTGTTCTTGAGCTATCTCCTAATGGAAGCCTCGCTTCTTTGCTATACG AGGCAAAAGATAAACTGAGTTGGAGCATAAGATACAAAGTGGCGATGGGAACAGCTGAGGGACTGTACTATCTCCATGAAGGTTGTCAAAGAAGGATCATTCATAAAGACATCAAAGCTTCTAACATCCTTCTCACTGAGAACTTTGAGGCTCAG atATCTGATTTTGGGCTAGCGAAATGGCTACCAGACCAATGGACTCACCATACTGTATCCAAAGTGGAAGGAACATTCGG TTACCTTCCGCCAGAGTTCTTCATGCACGGGATTGTAGACGAGAAAACAGATGTATATGCTTTTGGTGTACTGCTTCTTGAGCTCATTACTGGTAAACAAGCCATCGACAGCGCACAACATAGCGTTGTCATGTGG GCCAAGCCATTGATCAAAGAGAACAAGATCAAAGAACTTGTTGATCCGATTTTAGGAGATGACTATGACTTAGAAGAGTTGGACCGTCTTGTCTCCATAGCGTCCTTGTGTATACACCAAACCTCCATGAACCGGCCTCACATGAGCCAG GTTGTGGAGATTCTGAAGGGAGACAAGTGCAGCTTAGATAAGCTAAAAGAAGGAGAAAACTCAAAACTGCAGAGGACATACTCAGAAGAACTATTGGATAACGAAGAATACAActcaacaaaatatttgaacGATATTAATCGACACATGGAGACTGTTCTCGGAACATCTAACGACTCTTGA
- the LOC106319828 gene encoding uncharacterized protein LOC106319828: MFWFLLVLVITILGLLGHNFPCVGSSPHRILVDTDVDTDDIIALLYLLKLNKSEFDLVGITLSANAWTNAGHGVNQVYDLLHMMGRDDIAVGVGGEGVILDDGTILPDVGGYLPIIDQVLLLSLSF; encoded by the exons ATGTTCTGGTTCTTGCTCGTTCTAGTCATCACTATTCTAGGACTCTTGGGTCATAACTTCCCCTGTGTTGGGTCTAGCCCACACCGTATTCTAGTGGACACAGATGTCGACACAGACGATATCATCGCTCTCTTGTACCTCTTGAAGCTCAACAAATCAGAATTCGATCTAGTC GGGATTACATTGAGTGCAAATGCTTGGACAAACGCTGGACATGGAGTGAATCAAGTGTACGATTTATTGCACATGATGGGTCGTGATGATATTGCCGTTGGTGTTGGAGGTGAAGGTGTGATTCTTGACGATGGAACTATTCTTCCCGACGTTGGTGGTTATCTTCCCATCATCGATcaggttcttcttctttccctcagtttttaa
- the LOC106319827 gene encoding uncharacterized protein LOC106319827 — MDSNYGFRKHFLPQGNRRYTPLQQSTAQKVIANKVLEGPISIFLMGSHTNLALFVMSNPHLKHNIQHIYIMGGSVRCPNPTGFCGNLFTDFTSNPYAEFNIFADPFAAYQVFHSGIPITLVPLDATNTIPTNKKFFETFEKNQRTFEAQYIFKSLEIIRDTWSPEVFYSSYCMWDSFMAGVAVSIMKNAGNNNNNNNGENVFAEMEYMNITIVTSNEPYGLTDASNPFFDKQITPKFNLTLGGVHSGHVQSGLNDPICMQRRDKGNCKDGYTKETTGPDSVQVLVATRAKLNKKNYKSELDREFYVDILDVLNRPEEAGRFNLSTQFPYYREERFTPDLSTTQLGKPVIFDMDMSAGDFLTLFYLLKVPVEIIDLKAIIVSPTGWANAATIDVVYDLLHMMGRDDIPVGLGYLLALNQSDPTSPSVGDCLYAKAIPQGCGGFLDSDTLYGLARDLPRSARRYIAETSVAHGAPRNTDSPELRQPLALEVWKYLTKSVNEESKITVLTNGPLTSLAKIISSDKNSTSLIKGVYIVGGHININKSDKGNIFTVTSNAYAEFNMFLDPLAAKAVLESGLNITLIPLATQRNLTSFHMMLNSLNSTVQTPESQFVHRLLDRLHALHQDHMSYKHVGMFLGEIVGALFLGGDHAVLKPKLRDEQVKVIAEGSESKDGQILIDKLHGRRVQILESIDSRGCYESFASKLNDKRQSAVIGSFEEQRKKWITSPSRTLRRKKRTTPPSRTLRRKKWIT, encoded by the exons ATGGACTCCAATTATGGATTTCGTAAACATTTTCTTCCTCAG GGAAACAGAAGATACACTCCTCTCCAGCAATCAACAGCACAAAAAGTGATCGCCAACAAAGTTCTTGAAGGTCCAATAAGCATCTTCTTGATGGGATCTCACACCAATCTCGCTCTCTTCGTTATGTCAAACCCTCACCTCAAACATAACATACAACACATATACATTATGGGTGGTAGTGTACGGTGTCCAAACCCTACCGGATTCTGTGGAAACTTGTTCACAGATTTCACAAGTAATCCTTACGCTGAATTCAACATCTTCGCTGATCCTTTTGCTGCTTACCAG GTATTTCATTCAGGTATTCCGATAACTCTGGTTCCTCTAGATGCAACCAATACAATACCCACCAACAAGAAGTTTTTTGAGACATTTGAAAAGAATCAAAGAACATTTGAAGCTCAATACATTTTCAAGTCTCTGGAAATCATCAGAGACACTTGGTCACCCGAAGTCTTCTACTCG AGCTACTGCATGTGGGATTCTTTCATGGCTGGTGTTGCAGTTTCCATCATGAAAAACGCtggtaataataataacaacaacaatggTGAGAATGTTTTCGCGGAAATGGAGTACATGAACATAACCATTGTTACTTCAAACGAACCATATGGATTAACCGACGCCTCAAATCCATTTTTTGACAAACAAATAACTCCAAAGTTTAACCTAACCCTTGGAGGAGTTCACAGTGGTCATGTCCAGAGTGGTTTGAACGATCCAATCTGCATGCAGAGAAGAGACAAAGGAAACTGCAAG GATGGTTACACAAAAGAGACCACCGGACCTGATTCAGTTCAAGTCCTTGTCGCGACACGAGCTAAACTCAACAAGAAGAACTATAAAAGTGAACTGGATAGAGAGTTCTACGTCGATATCTTGGAT GTTTTGAATAGACCTGAAGAAGCAGGGAGGTTTAACTTATCAACTCAGTTTCCATACTATAGAGAAGAACGATTCACACCAGACCTTAGCACTACACAGCTCGGCAAGCCTGTTATTTTTGATATGGACATGAGCGCAGGAGATTTCCTCACTCTCTTCTATCTCCTCAAAGTTCCTGTGGAGATTATAGATTTGAAA GCAATTATTGTCAGCCCTACCGGCTGGGCTAACGCAGCGACAATAGATGTGGTCTACGATCTGCTACATATGATGGGACGTGACGACATACCAGTAGGTCTAGGATACTTGCTAGCACTGAACCAGTCTGACCCAACATCTCCATCCGTTGGAGATTGCTTGTACGCCAAGGCCATTCCTCAAGGCTGTGGAGGTTTTCTTGATTCCGACACTCTCTATGGCCTTGCTCGTGACCTCCCAAGAAGCGCTCGTAG ATACATTGCAGAGACCTCAGTGGCACATGGAGCTCCGAGGAACACTGATAGTCCTGAACTTAGACAACCTCTGGCACTCGAAGTTTGGAAATATCTGACCAAATCTGTTAATGAAGAGTCTAAGATCACTGTACTAACCAATGGACCATTGACTAGCTTAGCCAAGATCATCTCATCAGATAAAAACTCAACCTCACTTATCAAG GGAGTTTACATAGTGGGAGGACATATAAACATTAACAAATCAGACAAAGGGAACATATTCACGGTTACTTCGAATGCATACGCCGAGTTCAATATGTTTCTTGATCCTTTAGCAGCTAAGGCTGTTCTCGAATCCGGTCTAAACATCACACTCATCCCTCTAGCCACCCAACGCAACTTGACTTCTTTCCACATGATGCTCAACAGTCTCAACTCTACGGTTCAAACACCTGAATCTCAGTTTGTGCACCGGTTGCTCGACAGACTACATGCTCTCCATCAGGATCACATGAGCTACAAGCATGTG GGGATGTTCTTAGGAGAGATTGTTGGAGCATTGTTCTTGGGAGGAGACCATGCAGTGTTGAAGCCAAAACTACGAGATGAGCAAGTTAAAGTGATCGCAGAAGGGTCTGAATCGAAAGACGGTCAAATACTGATCGATAAACTGCATGGAAGACGAGTACAGATTCTAGAAAGCATCGATTCAAGAGGCTGCTATGAGAGTTTCGCTTCAAAGCTCAATGACAAGAGACAATCTGCAGTCATAGGAAGCTTTgaagaacaaagaaagaaatggaTCACATCACCTAGCAGAACACTAAGAAGAAAGAAACGGACCACACCGCCTAGCAGAACGCTTAGAAGGAAGAAATGGATCACATAA
- the LOC106319826 gene encoding uncharacterized protein At3g43530-like produces MKGRKRKNPSTTCVGVSSRTRARKAVSAGNEPARETTVVSLSVDSESDDMSDVSSKARQPPQPLELYFKSTEFTKTCKIQTKCFVKNTVDVIKKLKEEVKWFTTHPQFRHFFHMPDEQYLKLQGMWMLLLRTISTEEEDVAWFSLNGVPIRYSMREHALISGLDCHEYPRKYLKLGSTKFVDYYFGGLKKITITDVEQKLLSMKTPCNDRLKMAVLFFLGRVIRGQAKDSGPVDPFILRIVEDLDVCRTFPWGRLTFEDAIKNIKHMMELLKGEVHPACGFPGFIIPLEILAFECIPKLGKTFRLSADTPSEDCPRMCKSRFTKSSMKGYPLEDIYAALGHTKVYVYILCSRN; encoded by the exons ATGAAGGGCcgaaaaagaaagaatccaTCTACTACGTGCGTTGGAGTCTCCAGTAGAACTAGAGCTAGAAAGGCGGTCTCAGCTGGGAATGAGCCGGCAAGAGAAACGACTGTAGTTTCTCTCTCTGTTGATTCAGAAAGTGATGACATGTCTGATGTATCATCTAAG GCAAGGCAACCACCACAGCCCCTTGAATTATACTTCAAGAGCACAGAGTTCACGAAGACTTGCAAGATTCAAACCAAGTGCTTTGTGAAGAATACAGTGGACGTGATTAAGAAGCTTAAGGAGGAGGTTAAATGGTTCACAACCCATCCTCAATTTCGTCACTTCTTCCACATGCCTGATGAACAATACCTGAAGCTCCAAGGAATGTGGATGTTACTCTTGCGCACCATTtcgactgaagaagaagatgttgcatGGTTTAGTCTGAATGGTGTTCCCATCCGCTATTCTATGAGGGAGCATGCCCTCATCTCGGGCTTAGACTGCCATGAGTATCCAAGGAAATATTTGAAGCTCGGGAGTACGAAGTTTGTGGATTATTACTTCGGTGGACTAAAGAAGATCACCATAACAGATGTGGAGCAGAAGCTGTTGTCTATGAAGACGCCATGCAATGATAGATTGAAGATGGCTGTCTTGTTCTTCCTTGGTCGGGTTATCAGAGGACAGGCAAAGGATTCCGGACCAGTAGATCCGTTCATCTTAAGGATCGTGGAAGATTTGGATGTTTGCAGAACATTTCCATGGGGTCGTTTGACATTTGAAGATGCAATAAAGAACATTAAGCATATGATGGAGCTTCTGAAGGGTGAAGTGCACCCGGCATGCGGCTTTCCTGGATTCATAATTCCATTAGAG ATTTTGGCTTTTGAGTGTATTCCTAAGCTGGGGAAAACATTTCGACTATCTGCAGACACACCTTCTGAAGATTGTCCTAGGATGTGCAAGAGCCGCTTTACAAAGAGTAGCATGAAGGGCTATCCTTTGGAAGATATATATGCTGCACTTGGACACACAaaggtatatgtatatatactttgtaGTAGAAACTag
- the LOC106319830 gene encoding probable prolyl 4-hydroxylase 4: MSMSHNVLLLFLAIFFFSVFLQSSTSAIVNPSKVKQVSSKPRAFVYEGFLTELECDHIVSLAKASLKRSAVADNDSGESKLSEVRTSSGTFIPKAKDPIVAGIEDKISTWTFFPKENGEDIQVLRYEHGQKYDAHFDYFHDKVNIVRGGHRIATVLMYLSNVTRGGETVFPNAEIPSRRVLSENQEDLSDCAKKGIAVKPRKGDALLFFNLRPDAIPDPLSLHGGCPVIEGEKWSATKWIHVDSFDRIVAPGGNCTDMNESCERWAVLGECTKNPEYMVGSAELPGYCRRSCKAC; the protein is encoded by the exons ATGTCGATGTCTCACAATGTATTGTTATTGTTCTTagctatcttcttcttctccgtctTCCTTCAATCTTCCACTAGCGCCATTGTTAATCCCTCCAAAGTCAAGCAGGTCTCATCGAAACCCAG GGCGTTTGTGTATGAAGGGTTCCTCACGGAATTGGAATGTGATCATATCGTTTCGCTT GCAAAAGCGAGCCTCAAGAGATCTGCTGTAGCTGATAATGATAGTGGAGAGAGCAAGCTCAGCGAGGTTCGAACCAGCTCTGGCACCTTTATCCCCAAAGCAAAG GATCCCATTGTTGCCGGTATAGAAGACAAGATCTCCACTTGGACATTTTTTCCTAAAG AGAACGGAGAAGACATTCAGGTACTGAGGTACGAGCACGGTCAAAAATACGATGCTCACTTCGACTACTTCCATGACAAAGTCAACATTGTCCGTGGTGGACACCGCATAGCAACGGTTCTCATGTATCTATCTAATGTCACAAGAGGTGGAGAAACCGTCTTCCCCAATGCAGAG atacCTTCTCGTCGAGTACTATCTGAGAACCAAGAAGACCTTTCTGATTGTGCCAAGAAAGGAATCGCCG TGAAACCAAGGAAAGGGGATGCTTTGTTGTTCTTCAACCTCCGCCCTGACGCAATCCCTGACCCGTTGAGCCTTCACGGTGGATGTCCTGTAATCGAAGGAGAGAAATGGTCAGCGACCAAGTGGATCCACGTGGACTCATTTGACAGGATTGTGGCGCCCGGTGGAAACTGCACGGATATGAACGAGAGCTGTGAGAGATGGGCGGTGCTTGGGGAATGCACGAAGAACCCAGAGTATATGGTTGGTTCTGCTGAGCTTCCTGGCTATTGCAGGCGTAGCTGTAAGGCTTGTTAG